One region of Gemmatimonadaceae bacterium genomic DNA includes:
- a CDS encoding insulinase family protein: MLRRRVLVNGLEVIVVENHGVPIATLEIDVRNGAFTQAPEYAGLAHMYEHMFFKANKDLPEPDMFTDRAAELGAVFNGSTREEVVNYYLTLPADSLEGGLRFLASALRNPLFREDELKREKVVVLGEYDRNEAEPGFELIQKSTEFLYPGQSSRKNTIGDRDVIANVTPEKMRYIQKKYYVPNNSTLIVTGDVDPDKVFALAERIYGDWPRGADPFVADPIPPIPALEGNKALIIEQPINAVAVLIQWQGPSVGKDPASTYAADVFSDALNTPGSTFQKNLVDTGLWQGIGVNYYTLNQVGPISISGQTTPDKLRPALAALEREIARFTDPTYVTPRELEAVKAQRTTTSAFGIEKASEIAHTIGFWWSVASLNYFMGYTDQMAQQRITDLMRYTTTYVKGKPRVTSILLSPEARKSIKLTEQELLTPATRPVVRP; the protein is encoded by the coding sequence GTGCTGCGCCGCAGGGTGCTGGTGAACGGCCTGGAGGTCATTGTCGTGGAGAATCACGGCGTGCCGATTGCCACGCTGGAGATTGACGTGCGCAATGGGGCGTTCACCCAGGCGCCCGAGTACGCCGGGCTGGCACACATGTACGAGCACATGTTTTTCAAGGCCAACAAGGACCTGCCCGAACCGGACATGTTCACCGATCGCGCGGCAGAACTGGGCGCGGTGTTCAACGGCAGTACGCGAGAAGAGGTGGTGAACTACTACCTCACCCTGCCGGCTGACTCGCTCGAAGGCGGCCTGCGCTTTTTAGCCAGTGCGCTCCGCAATCCGCTGTTTCGCGAGGATGAACTCAAGCGCGAAAAGGTGGTGGTTCTGGGCGAGTATGACCGTAACGAGGCTGAGCCGGGGTTCGAGCTGATCCAGAAGTCCACCGAGTTTCTGTATCCCGGCCAGTCGAGTCGCAAGAACACCATCGGGGATCGCGACGTGATTGCCAACGTCACGCCGGAAAAGATGCGCTACATCCAGAAGAAGTACTACGTTCCCAACAACAGCACGCTGATTGTCACGGGCGATGTCGATCCCGACAAAGTCTTTGCGCTGGCCGAGCGGATCTATGGCGACTGGCCGCGTGGCGCCGACCCCTTTGTGGCCGACCCGATTCCGCCTATTCCGGCGCTGGAGGGCAACAAGGCGCTGATTATTGAGCAGCCCATCAATGCCGTGGCGGTGCTCATCCAGTGGCAAGGGCCAAGCGTCGGCAAAGATCCGGCCTCCACGTATGCGGCCGACGTGTTCAGCGACGCGCTCAACACCCCGGGTTCAACATTCCAGAAGAATCTGGTCGATACGGGCCTCTGGCAGGGCATCGGCGTGAACTACTACACACTCAATCAGGTGGGGCCGATCTCCATCAGCGGGCAGACCACGCCTGACAAGTTGCGACCAGCGCTGGCCGCCTTGGAGCGCGAGATTGCGCGCTTCACCGATCCCACCTACGTCACGCCGCGTGAGCTTGAGGCCGTGAAAGCGCAGCGCACCACCACCAGCGCCTTTGGCATCGAGAAGGCGTCGGAGATTGCGCACACCATCGGGTTCTGGTGGAGCGTGGCCAGTCTCAACTACTTCATGGGTTACACCGACCAAATGGCGCAGCAACGCATAACCGATCTCATGCGCTACACGACCACGTATGTCAAAGGCAAGCCGCGCGTGACGAGCATCTTGCTGTCGCCCGAAGCACGGAAATCCATCAAGCTGACCGAACAGGAATTGCTGACGCCGGCGACCCGCCCCGTGGTGCGCCCGTGA
- a CDS encoding Gfo/Idh/MocA family oxidoreductase encodes MSSPVSRRDFVAGSTTLALGAMIVPRSVLGGVGYRAPSAKLNIAMVGIGGMGMSNMSQLLSENIVAICDVDFPYVERSLQGRIKPRTGEPTPQNVQLGEAYTKATKYDDYRKMLEQKDIDAVLIATPDHMHATIALAAMQLGKHVYVQKPLAYSVHETRLLSKAAAANPNLATQMGNQGHSMEGSHRISEIINSGLLGKIHEVHVWTDRPVRYWAQGIPRPRAANAPAPTTPPNPRPQWNMGTVDNAVRAAMAANDQTPPPGLNWDLFLGCAPEIAYHPSYHPFAWRGWLDFGVGAIGDMGAHLIDQPYTSLGLTTPTSIVASSSPWGGGEKTPATYPMATFVQYDYPAVGKRGPVKLYWYDGGLMPPRPALLPDDAPMANPGSDGGGGVFIGEKGIMFYETYGNKPRIYPESLAQKAEKLAVTLPRITVSHEMNWVAAAKGEAKSSSPFSLAAPLTETMLLGIAALRAGQGRKVLYDGPAMNITNIPEANQFLTRQYRKGWEL; translated from the coding sequence ATGTCCTCTCCCGTCTCGCGTCGCGATTTTGTTGCCGGTTCGACCACCCTCGCGTTGGGCGCCATGATTGTGCCGCGCTCAGTGCTGGGTGGCGTCGGCTACCGCGCTCCCAGCGCCAAACTGAACATCGCCATGGTTGGCATCGGCGGCATGGGCATGAGCAACATGTCGCAGTTGCTGTCCGAGAATATTGTGGCCATCTGCGATGTGGACTTTCCCTACGTCGAGCGATCGCTGCAGGGGCGCATCAAGCCGCGTACTGGAGAGCCGACACCGCAGAACGTGCAGCTGGGTGAGGCCTATACCAAGGCCACGAAGTACGACGACTACCGCAAGATGCTTGAGCAGAAGGACATCGATGCGGTGCTGATCGCCACACCAGACCATATGCATGCCACCATCGCGCTGGCCGCGATGCAGCTGGGCAAGCATGTGTACGTGCAGAAGCCGTTGGCCTATTCGGTGCACGAAACCCGACTGCTGTCCAAGGCGGCGGCGGCCAATCCGAATCTGGCCACGCAGATGGGCAATCAAGGTCACTCCATGGAGGGGTCGCACCGCATCAGCGAGATCATCAATTCGGGATTGCTGGGCAAGATTCACGAGGTGCACGTCTGGACTGACCGCCCGGTGCGCTACTGGGCGCAGGGCATCCCGCGTCCGCGGGCGGCCAATGCGCCCGCACCAACCACGCCACCGAATCCGCGTCCGCAGTGGAACATGGGTACCGTGGACAACGCGGTGCGTGCAGCCATGGCCGCCAACGATCAAACGCCACCGCCGGGACTGAACTGGGATTTGTTTCTGGGATGCGCCCCGGAGATTGCCTACCATCCGTCGTATCATCCGTTCGCCTGGCGCGGGTGGCTGGACTTCGGCGTCGGGGCCATCGGCGATATGGGTGCCCATCTCATCGATCAGCCGTATACGTCGCTGGGACTCACCACGCCCACCAGCATCGTCGCGTCATCGAGCCCCTGGGGCGGCGGCGAAAAGACGCCGGCGACATACCCGATGGCCACCTTCGTCCAATACGACTATCCGGCGGTTGGCAAACGCGGACCGGTGAAGCTCTACTGGTATGACGGCGGTCTCATGCCCCCGCGTCCGGCGCTGTTGCCCGATGATGCGCCGATGGCCAACCCCGGCAGTGATGGCGGCGGCGGGGTTTTTATTGGCGAGAAGGGCATCATGTTCTACGAGACCTATGGCAATAAGCCGCGCATCTATCCGGAGTCGCTGGCACAGAAAGCCGAGAAGTTGGCCGTGACGCTGCCCCGCATTACGGTCTCGCACGAAATGAACTGGGTGGCTGCGGCCAAGGGCGAGGCCAAGTCCAGTTCGCCGTTCTCGCTCGCTGCACCACTCACGGAAACCATGCTGCTGGGTATCGCGGCACTGCGAGCCGGTCAGGGTCGCAAGGTGTTGTACGATGGCCCCGCGATGAACATCACCAACATCCCCGAGGCCAATCAGTTCCTCACGCGCCAGTACCGCAAAGGATGGGAACTGTAG
- a CDS encoding insulinase family protein translates to MLTFLPTALVAQATATRPAPARPIAAPAVSVATGAEDTLTTRFDVAGIPVILRRVSANNVVAANLYLLGGVRQLTPATQGIENFLLEATEHGTAKYSRDVLRGKMALLGSAIGVSPGVDWTAIGLRSTVTNFDSTWAILADRLLAPTLDPAEVELVREQYVTGVRQRKDSPDALLDYLADSIAFSGHPYALDAVGTEASLTKLTVADLKAYRTEQLVTSRMLLVVVGNVSRTRVEKLVRESIGRLPRGGYVWSLPPAPKEQKGAYVIEKRPLPTNYLQGYFLGPPANSKDYAALRLACAVVSGRLFAEVRSKRNLTYSVNAPFVERALSMGGLYVTTTSPDEVLNIMLEQVQAMKNGEITEDGLERLVQQFIVTYFLDNETNADQANMLARAELYQGDFRRAGKFVEELRAVTPADIRNAARTYMVNVRWAYVGDPSRVTPARLLRF, encoded by the coding sequence ATGCTGACATTCTTGCCGACGGCGCTTGTCGCGCAGGCCACGGCAACACGCCCCGCACCCGCTCGGCCCATCGCGGCCCCGGCGGTTTCCGTGGCAACCGGAGCAGAGGATACGCTCACGACACGCTTCGATGTCGCCGGGATCCCGGTCATCCTGCGTCGCGTGTCGGCCAACAATGTGGTGGCCGCCAATCTGTATTTGCTGGGCGGCGTGCGACAGTTGACGCCAGCCACCCAAGGCATCGAGAACTTCCTGCTCGAGGCCACCGAGCACGGCACGGCCAAGTACTCGCGTGATGTGCTGCGCGGCAAGATGGCGTTGCTGGGCAGCGCGATTGGCGTCAGCCCGGGTGTCGACTGGACGGCCATCGGGCTGCGGTCAACCGTGACCAACTTCGATTCCACCTGGGCCATTCTCGCCGATCGGTTGCTCGCGCCAACGTTGGACCCTGCCGAGGTGGAGTTGGTGCGCGAGCAGTACGTCACCGGGGTGCGGCAGCGGAAGGACAGCCCCGACGCGCTGCTCGACTACCTGGCCGACAGCATTGCGTTTTCGGGGCATCCGTATGCGTTGGACGCGGTGGGTACCGAGGCGTCGCTGACCAAACTCACCGTGGCCGATCTCAAAGCGTATCGTACGGAACAGCTGGTGACGTCGCGCATGCTGCTGGTGGTGGTGGGCAATGTGTCGCGCACGCGTGTGGAGAAACTGGTGCGCGAGAGCATCGGTCGCCTGCCGCGAGGCGGCTATGTCTGGTCGCTCCCGCCGGCACCAAAGGAACAGAAAGGCGCCTACGTAATCGAGAAGCGTCCCCTGCCCACCAACTACCTGCAAGGGTATTTCCTGGGGCCACCGGCCAATTCAAAGGACTACGCGGCGTTGCGCCTGGCCTGCGCGGTGGTCTCAGGGCGCCTGTTCGCCGAAGTCCGTTCCAAGCGGAACCTGACCTATTCGGTGAACGCGCCGTTCGTGGAGCGCGCGTTGTCGATGGGCGGTTTGTATGTGACCACCACGTCGCCCGACGAAGTGCTGAACATCATGCTGGAGCAGGTGCAGGCGATGAAGAACGGCGAGATCACCGAAGACGGTCTTGAGCGTTTGGTGCAACAATTCATCGTCACGTACTTTCTGGACAACGAAACGAATGCCGACCAGGCCAACATGCTGGCTCGTGCGGAGTTGTATCAGGGCGACTTCCGGCGTGCCGGCAAGTTTGTCGAGGAATTGCGCGCGGTCACACCGGCGGACATCCGGAATGCGGCGCGCACCTATATGGTGAACGTCCGCTGGGCGTATGTGGGTGACCCATCGCGTGTGACGCCGGCCCGCCTGCTGCGCTTCTGA